The following proteins are co-located in the Candidatus Tumulicola sp. genome:
- a CDS encoding phosphotransferase, translating to MEHDVVDEATRGLWRIAGSAAGQLFSTVAKQIGYTAGSSSRWRTNTEQRDPYYWKREYDAYRNGAFGRPGSGVRSATLYASTDRSDGALLFLEDVQGVDGWSWSRADYIDVARKLARYQAAAETRTAARAASTEERFNGLLIEYLRRREFFFDGAWRSEDCSGFPEVDRLRAFAPAVNRLWDDREQLYRTFGEIPATRCHFDFWGPNVFVSADPLEDVVAIDLAHAGVGNLGHDVANLIVDDAVDLLIPTGDIERVWSDAVAAYIEEVLLAIPMDDGRLGRAIELSGALKYAWLFPAMFELVLDDGKLEALEAKRGDVATFLRGRCAALEFVGGLIEGAGSHL from the coding sequence TTGGAGCACGATGTCGTCGACGAGGCGACGCGCGGACTCTGGCGGATCGCCGGTTCCGCAGCCGGCCAGCTATTTTCCACCGTCGCCAAGCAGATCGGTTATACCGCAGGCTCGTCGTCGCGTTGGCGCACGAACACCGAGCAACGCGATCCATATTATTGGAAACGCGAATACGACGCGTATCGAAACGGAGCGTTCGGTCGACCTGGATCGGGGGTTCGAAGCGCAACGCTCTATGCTTCTACGGATCGCAGCGATGGGGCGCTTCTGTTTCTTGAAGACGTGCAAGGCGTTGATGGGTGGAGTTGGAGTCGCGCAGACTATATCGACGTGGCAAGAAAGCTCGCACGATATCAGGCTGCGGCGGAGACGCGCACGGCGGCGAGGGCCGCTTCGACGGAAGAACGCTTCAACGGGCTTTTGATCGAATATTTGCGGCGCCGCGAATTTTTCTTCGACGGCGCTTGGCGTTCAGAGGACTGCTCGGGGTTTCCCGAGGTGGACAGACTTCGAGCATTTGCACCCGCCGTCAACCGGCTGTGGGACGATCGCGAGCAATTGTATCGAACGTTCGGGGAAATCCCCGCGACTCGTTGCCATTTCGACTTTTGGGGGCCGAACGTTTTTGTAAGCGCGGACCCACTGGAGGATGTGGTTGCGATCGATCTGGCACATGCGGGCGTTGGGAACCTCGGGCACGACGTCGCCAATCTTATCGTGGACGACGCGGTCGACTTGCTGATTCCAACGGGCGACATCGAGCGCGTTTGGAGCGATGCGGTCGCGGCTTACATCGAAGAAGTTTTGCTCGCGATTCCGATGGACGACGGCAGGCTTGGGCGAGCGATCGAGTTATCCGGTGCGTTGAAGTACGCGTGGCTCTTCCCGGCCATGTTCGAGCTCGTGCTGGACGACGGAAAGCTCGAGGCGCTTGAGGCTAAGCGCGGCGACGTGGCAACGTTTTTACGGGGGCGTTGCGCTGCCTTGGAGTTTGTCGGCGGACTTATCGAAGGTGCCGGCTCCCATCTCTAG
- a CDS encoding cystathionine gamma-synthase, with the protein MKFATRAIHVGQGADPTTGATIVPIYQTSTYTQDAIGVHKGFDYSRSINPTRVALEAQLASLEEGAFASAFSSGVAASTAVLSLLSSGDHVVVGDDLYGGTYRLFSKVLTRFGLEFTFVDMTDLAAVRSALRPATRMLWVETPTNPLLKLVDIAAVSEICDSHGSVGGARPLVCVDNTFATPYFQRPLSLGADIVVHSTTKYIGGHSDVIGGVAITNDTAAAEGIKFYQNAAGGVPGPLDAWLTMRGAKTLAVRMREHATNAQAVAEFLESRDDVERVFYPGLPSHPQHDLARRQMSGSGGMVSFVPRGGVERAHAFAPGLEFFSLAESLGGVESLISNPARMTHGAIPQEERVRRGVVDGLLRLSVGIEDVGDLIDDLRRGLDSTR; encoded by the coding sequence GTGAAGTTCGCGACTCGGGCGATTCACGTCGGCCAAGGGGCCGACCCGACCACCGGTGCGACGATCGTTCCCATATATCAGACGTCTACGTATACGCAAGACGCGATCGGCGTGCATAAGGGCTTCGACTACAGCCGTTCCATTAATCCGACGCGGGTAGCGCTGGAGGCACAGCTTGCCTCGCTGGAAGAAGGCGCGTTCGCGAGCGCGTTTTCGAGCGGCGTGGCGGCCTCGACGGCGGTGTTGAGTTTGCTGTCGTCGGGCGATCACGTGGTGGTGGGCGACGATTTGTATGGCGGAACGTATCGCTTGTTTTCGAAGGTGCTGACGCGGTTTGGTTTGGAGTTCACGTTCGTCGATATGACGGATCTGGCTGCAGTGCGTTCGGCCTTGCGGCCGGCGACGCGTATGCTTTGGGTGGAAACGCCGACCAACCCGCTTTTGAAGCTGGTCGATATTGCGGCCGTTTCGGAGATTTGTGATTCGCACGGTTCCGTTGGTGGTGCGCGGCCGTTGGTGTGCGTGGACAATACGTTTGCAACGCCGTATTTTCAACGACCCCTTTCGCTGGGTGCCGACATCGTGGTGCACTCGACGACCAAGTATATCGGCGGCCATAGCGACGTTATCGGCGGCGTGGCGATTACGAACGACACCGCTGCCGCCGAGGGAATCAAGTTTTATCAGAATGCTGCCGGCGGCGTTCCGGGCCCGCTAGATGCGTGGCTGACGATGCGCGGCGCGAAGACGCTGGCCGTGCGGATGCGCGAGCATGCGACGAACGCGCAGGCCGTGGCCGAGTTTTTGGAATCGCGCGACGACGTGGAACGAGTGTTTTATCCAGGGTTACCCTCGCATCCGCAGCATGATTTGGCTCGACGCCAGATGAGCGGTTCCGGCGGAATGGTATCGTTCGTGCCGCGCGGCGGAGTGGAGCGGGCGCACGCGTTTGCGCCTGGCTTGGAGTTTTTTAGCCTCGCCGAAAGCTTGGGCGGCGTGGAATCGTTGATTTCGAATCCGGCGCGCATGACGCACGGCGCGATCCCGCAAGAAGAGCGCGTGCGGCGCGGCGTCGTCGATGGATTGCTGCGGTTGTCGGTAGGAATCGAAGACGTCGGCGATTTGATCGACGATTTGCGGCGGGGTTTGGATTCGACGCGATAG
- a CDS encoding cystathionine beta-synthase, whose translation MSTTARPEHATELVYCENALEAVGHTPLIKLNKITDGASCLVLAKVEYVNPGGSVKDRPAVFMLNEAEAAGHLRPGGTIVEATSGNTGTGLAMAAAIRGYRCILVMPDKMSREKVDLLRAYGADVVVTPTNVPNDSPESYYGVANRLASEIPGAFQPNQFHNHSNPEAHYRSTGPEIWEQTGGKITHLVAGIGTGGTISGSARYLKEKNPSVHVVGADPEGSIYSGDTPRSFAVEGIGMNYLPETVDLRVIDEVIRVSDRDSFLLARRIAREEGLLVGGSSGTAAVAAVRLAKTLPPEAIVVVVFPDSGRGYMSKIFNDEWMIANGFLADSKRRATVGDVLRAKTPLPPMITVQEDDAVRTALDLLRKYEISQIPVMRGTENVGSVNDIGVMRAVFDHADIIHQPVSEVMGRAYPMLEQSDEIELAYKMLTLANPAIVVTDEGEPIGVLTRQDIISFLSTSSEVPIRP comes from the coding sequence ATGTCAACCACCGCTCGGCCCGAGCATGCGACCGAGCTCGTTTACTGCGAAAATGCGCTCGAAGCGGTCGGCCACACCCCTCTCATAAAGCTCAATAAGATCACCGATGGCGCGAGCTGCCTGGTGCTCGCAAAAGTCGAGTACGTGAATCCCGGCGGAAGTGTGAAAGATCGTCCGGCCGTGTTCATGCTCAACGAGGCCGAGGCGGCGGGACACCTGCGTCCGGGCGGCACGATCGTCGAGGCGACCAGCGGCAACACCGGCACCGGCTTAGCCATGGCGGCCGCCATTCGCGGCTATCGCTGCATCTTGGTGATGCCCGACAAAATGTCGCGCGAGAAGGTCGACCTGTTGCGCGCCTACGGCGCCGACGTGGTCGTGACGCCGACTAACGTCCCGAACGATTCACCCGAATCGTATTACGGCGTTGCCAATCGGCTCGCGTCAGAGATTCCGGGCGCGTTTCAACCCAACCAGTTTCACAATCACTCCAATCCGGAAGCGCACTACCGCTCCACCGGTCCGGAGATTTGGGAACAGACCGGCGGCAAGATTACGCATCTGGTGGCCGGCATCGGAACGGGCGGCACGATCTCCGGTTCGGCGCGCTATTTAAAAGAGAAAAATCCGAGCGTGCATGTCGTCGGCGCCGATCCGGAAGGCTCGATTTATTCGGGGGATACGCCACGGTCGTTTGCCGTTGAAGGCATCGGGATGAACTATTTGCCCGAGACCGTCGATTTGCGTGTGATCGATGAAGTAATCCGCGTTTCGGATCGTGACTCGTTTTTGCTGGCGCGCCGGATCGCGCGAGAAGAGGGCTTGCTGGTCGGCGGTTCTTCCGGCACTGCGGCTGTTGCAGCGGTGCGGCTTGCCAAGACGCTGCCGCCCGAAGCGATCGTCGTCGTGGTGTTTCCAGATTCCGGTCGCGGCTACATGTCGAAGATCTTCAACGATGAGTGGATGATCGCGAATGGATTCCTGGCGGATTCGAAACGGCGCGCGACCGTCGGCGACGTGCTGCGCGCAAAGACGCCGCTGCCTCCGATGATTACCGTACAAGAGGACGATGCGGTGCGGACGGCGTTGGACTTGTTGCGCAAATACGAGATTTCGCAGATTCCGGTAATGCGCGGCACCGAGAATGTCGGCAGCGTGAACGATATCGGCGTCATGCGCGCGGTGTTCGACCACGCCGACATCATCCATCAGCCTGTGAGCGAAGTAATGGGGCGCGCGTACCCCATGCTCGAACAGTCCGACGAAATCGAATTGGCGTATAAAATGTTAACGTTGGCGAATCCAGCGATCGTCGTGACCGATGAAGGCGAACCGATCGGCGTGTTGACTCGTCAAGACATCATCAGTTTCTTATCGACCAGCTCCGAAGTGCCGATTCGCCCGTGA
- a CDS encoding carboxypeptidase-like regulatory domain-containing protein — translation MKSGLRTILAACALLVAFTACADDKLPPAAGNSIVQGTVVDASGKPVAGAVVTIDTVLTATTDASGKFTITAVPSGLTDYTVQASGYTVVNSSANIEPSKPFELDITLSPAPPTPQH, via the coding sequence ATGAAATCCGGCCTTCGCACCATCCTCGCGGCGTGCGCGCTACTCGTCGCTTTCACCGCGTGCGCCGACGACAAGTTGCCGCCGGCCGCGGGCAATTCCATCGTGCAAGGCACGGTCGTCGATGCGAGTGGTAAGCCCGTCGCCGGCGCGGTCGTCACAATCGATACGGTGCTCACCGCAACGACCGATGCGTCGGGCAAGTTCACGATCACCGCCGTACCAAGCGGCCTCACCGACTACACGGTGCAAGCCAGCGGATATACCGTCGTGAACTCGAGCGCCAATATCGAACCCAGCAAACCGTTCGAACTCGACATCACGCTGTCACCCGCACCGCCCACTCCGCAACATTGA